In one candidate division KSB1 bacterium genomic region, the following are encoded:
- a CDS encoding transposase, with product MARRKVNFYKGSYYHIYNRGANRESIFRSNENYLFLLRRLGEALSGKSIAVIAYCLMPNHYHFLLRQDGETIISDLMQETFNSYSKAFNKMYNRTGTLFEGPFKSIHVDKNNYLIHLCRYIHRNPVEADLVNNLTEWPFSNYPEWIGKRSGRLVDLALIKSYFMTAESYREFVLDCSIDKKKPGDLSNYWFD from the coding sequence ATGGCAAGAAGAAAAGTCAATTTTTACAAAGGTAGTTATTACCACATTTACAATCGTGGCGCCAACCGCGAGTCCATATTTCGGAGCAATGAAAATTACCTGTTTTTGCTGAGACGGCTTGGTGAAGCGTTGTCTGGGAAGTCGATTGCCGTAATCGCCTACTGCCTGATGCCAAATCATTATCATTTTTTATTACGGCAAGATGGAGAGACTATTATAAGCGACCTGATGCAAGAGACATTTAATAGCTATTCAAAAGCTTTTAACAAAATGTATAATCGAACCGGTACTCTCTTTGAAGGTCCTTTCAAGAGTATTCATGTTGACAAAAATAATTACCTAATCCACCTCTGCCGGTATATTCATCGCAATCCTGTAGAGGCTGACTTAGTTAACAATCTGACCGAATGGCCGTTTTCAAATTATCCTGAATGGATTGGAAAAAGAAGCGGTCGGTTAGTGGATTTGGCTTTAATTAAGTCTTACTTCATGACTGCAGAATCGTATCGAGAATTCGTTTTAGATTGTTCGATTGACAAGAAAAAGCCAGGCGATCTAAGCAACTATTGGTTTGATTAG